The Hymenobacter sp. 5317J-9 genome has a window encoding:
- the yajC gene encoding preprotein translocase subunit YajC, with translation MLLTLFLQAAGGMDLTQLIFPVAIGLVVYFFMIRPQQKRTAEAKAFRQSLAKGSRIVTIGGLHGLVVDVTEETVVVEVDRGTKLRFDRSAIAREVGSKTSTPASADAPAAS, from the coding sequence ATGTTGTTGACGTTATTTTTACAGGCCGCCGGAGGGATGGATTTGACCCAACTGATTTTTCCCGTCGCCATCGGTCTGGTGGTGTATTTCTTCATGATTCGGCCACAGCAGAAGCGCACGGCCGAGGCCAAAGCATTCCGGCAGTCGCTGGCCAAGGGCTCGCGCATTGTCACCATTGGCGGCTTGCACGGGTTGGTAGTCGACGTGACTGAAGAAACCGTGGTGGTGGAAGTGGACCGCGGCACCAAGCTGCGCTTCGACCGCTCGGCCATTGCCCGTGAAGTGGGCAGCAAAACGAGCACCCCGGCCAGCGCTGACGCCCCCGCTGCCAGCTAG
- a CDS encoding VOC family protein: MNQRLAHVTLIVRNYDEAITFYTQVLGFRLDSDLDMGDGKRWVVVTPPGPAGCGLLLAEAKTDAEKLAVGQQGAGRVWLFLHTDDFWRDYPIMQARGLHFLEAPRSEVYGHVAVFEDLYGNKWDLLEPLG, encoded by the coding sequence ATGAACCAACGCCTCGCTCACGTCACCCTCATCGTCCGTAACTACGACGAAGCCATTACTTTCTACACGCAGGTGCTGGGCTTCAGACTGGACTCCGACCTGGACATGGGCGACGGCAAGCGTTGGGTGGTGGTGACGCCACCCGGCCCTGCGGGCTGCGGCCTGCTGCTGGCCGAGGCCAAAACCGACGCCGAAAAGCTGGCCGTGGGGCAGCAGGGCGCCGGCCGGGTCTGGCTCTTTCTGCACACCGACGACTTCTGGCGCGACTACCCCATCATGCAAGCGCGGGGCCTCCATTTCCTGGAAGCCCCGCGCAGCGAAGTGTACGGGCACGTGGCCGTGTTTGAAGACCTGTACGGCAACAAGTGGGACCTGCTGGAGCCTTTAGGCTAA
- a CDS encoding metalloregulator ArsR/SmtB family transcription factor: protein MKPLHSRVEAQQLDRAAAMLKVLSHPKRLAIVDLLGKTKGKDSQMSVTDIYQALDLPQAIASQHLITLKDRGVLKSSKVGTKIYYSLAVPQLLKVIDTLEDYSGRL from the coding sequence ATGAAACCATTGCATTCGCGTGTTGAAGCGCAACAGTTGGACCGTGCCGCGGCTATGCTCAAGGTTCTCTCGCATCCCAAACGTTTGGCCATTGTTGACCTGCTGGGCAAAACCAAAGGCAAAGACAGCCAGATGTCCGTTACCGATATCTACCAGGCCCTCGACCTACCCCAGGCCATTGCTTCGCAACACCTCATCACCCTCAAAGACCGGGGCGTGCTGAAGTCGAGCAAGGTGGGCACCAAGATTTATTACTCGCTGGCAGTGCCGCAGTTGCTGAAAGTAATTGATACCCTGGAAGATTATTCGGGCCGGTTGTAG
- a CDS encoding YtxH domain-containing protein, translating into MASKTTTGILCFAGGALTGAALGLLYAPEPGSETRSWLSYQLEKYRSVLADLTDSLVTSREGVGQSSAKSEGQRVISDAKSKAEQLLGDVDQLINQINSRKGA; encoded by the coding sequence ATGGCCAGCAAAACCACCACCGGCATCTTGTGCTTCGCGGGCGGCGCCCTCACCGGCGCGGCCCTTGGCTTGCTCTACGCCCCCGAACCCGGCAGCGAAACCCGCTCTTGGCTCAGCTACCAGCTCGAAAAATACCGCTCCGTGCTCGCCGACCTCACCGACAGCCTGGTAACCAGCCGCGAAGGCGTGGGCCAGTCTTCGGCCAAAAGCGAAGGCCAGCGCGTGATTTCCGACGCCAAATCCAAAGCCGAACAGCTGCTGGGCGACGTCGACCAGCTCATCAACCAAATCAACTCCCGCAAGGGCGCCTAA
- a CDS encoding T9SS type A sorting domain-containing protein, protein MKKLLLFVLASTLGLVAARAQAPATAPAPAAKEEAILPNGAVAAPATAAAPVATAAPGLIAPAPETPAANPNAIKVKAESAAGKLTVRTDNPGPTRVEVTDAGGRPVITHTMLNGQIPAVLNVGQLPAGAYIVHCTAYEKTGMRRVMIGQ, encoded by the coding sequence ATGAAAAAGTTATTACTATTTGTGCTCGCCAGCACGCTGGGTTTGGTGGCCGCCCGTGCGCAAGCCCCCGCCACTGCTCCCGCTCCTGCCGCCAAAGAAGAAGCTATTTTGCCCAACGGTGCAGTGGCTGCGCCTGCTACGGCAGCGGCCCCGGTGGCCACCGCTGCGCCGGGCCTCATTGCCCCTGCTCCCGAAACCCCCGCTGCCAACCCCAACGCCATCAAGGTGAAGGCGGAGTCGGCGGCCGGCAAGCTCACCGTTAGAACCGACAACCCCGGCCCCACCCGCGTGGAAGTGACCGACGCCGGCGGCCGCCCCGTCATCACGCACACCATGCTAAACGGCCAGATTCCGGCCGTGCTCAACGTGGGCCAGCTGCCGGCCGGCGCCTACATCGTGCACTGCACGGCTTACGAGAAAACCGGCATGCGCCGCGTCATGATAGGCCAGTAG
- a CDS encoding IS5 family transposase (programmed frameshift), producing the protein MDYLLTDAQWARIAPLLPGREGTKGGRGQDNRRFVEAVLWLLRNGCRWRALPAAWGNWHTTYTRFQRWTASGVWARVLAAVQEDDALHTLLVDSTTVRVHQHASGARKKTGPQALGRSRGGLTTKLHAVADAGGRFVRGSLTAGQRHDAPQALPLLDGLAPAYLVADRGYDSDPLVATLAARGTCAVIPPRCKRRYPRGYDAARYAQRHPIERLFSRLKQFRRVATRYDKLDAHFLAFIHLAATVLWLRDC; encoded by the exons ATGGATTATTTGCTCACAGACGCGCAGTGGGCCCGCATCGCGCCGCTGCTGCCGGGTCGGGAAGGCACGAAAGGTGGCCGGGGCCAGGACAACCGCCGTTTTGTAGAAGCGGTGCTGTGGTTGTTGCGCAACGGCTGCCGCTGGCGTGCCTTGCCGGCCGCGTGGGGCAACTGGCACACAACATACACGCGCTTCCAGCGCTGGACCGCCTCGGGCGTGTGGGCCCGGGTGCTGGCCGCCGTGCAAGAGGACGACGCGCTGCACACGCTGCTGGTCGACTCGACCACCGTGCGGGTGCACCAACACGCGAGCGGGGCACGCAAAAAAACGG GGCCGCAAGCCCTGGGGCGTAGCCGCGGCGGATTGACCACCAAGCTGCACGCGGTGGCCGACGCTGGGGGCCGGTTCGTGCGCGGCAGCCTGACAGCCGGCCAGCGCCACGACGCCCCGCAAGCGCTGCCGCTGCTCGACGGGCTGGCCCCGGCCTACCTCGTGGCCGACCGGGGCTACGATTCCGACCCGCTCGTGGCCACCCTGGCTGCCCGCGGCACCTGTGCCGTGATTCCGCCCCGGTGCAAGCGCCGCTACCCGCGGGGCTACGACGCGGCGCGTTACGCCCAACGTCACCCCATTGAGCGCCTTTTCAGCCGCCTCAAGCAGTTTCGCCGCGTGGCCACCCGGTATGACAAACTCGATGCGCATTTTTTGGCCTTTATTCACCTCGCTGCAACCGTCCTGTGGCTACGCGACTGTTAA
- the nusB gene encoding transcription antitermination factor NusB: MLNRRLLRIKVMQSLYSYHQAVGADLMLAQDRIAAAFEPDLTAKEAPDRRKLEGQRKLGEAQLREWYRTGVLPEKTDDKAVDKAVTDAINSFQNQVKKDAELYAGQLLVGAESIHDQYLHLLNLPAALLGVIEEEQSREERRRLGPREDALDANRLHQNKAIAKLMANEQLQATTIRRKLQWEGAEETEALRAAWEEMKADETVRTYLAGKDVAQPEMDYDTDMEILRHLYKDFVFKSEALPRQLEAADLNWEENRPIVRNLVLKTLKMLPYGADEKQELMNLSANWADDREFAETLYKQTLIEDDKMEKLIAGSVQNWDVERVALLDKIILKMALTEMQLFRGIPVKVTINEYIEISKLYSTPKSKQFVNGILDKLATDLAASGDIRKSGRGLLDNQ; the protein is encoded by the coding sequence ATGCTAAACCGCCGCCTCCTCCGTATCAAAGTCATGCAGTCGCTCTACTCCTACCACCAGGCGGTGGGGGCAGACTTAATGCTGGCTCAGGACCGCATTGCGGCTGCTTTCGAACCCGACCTGACCGCCAAGGAAGCCCCCGACCGCCGCAAGCTGGAAGGCCAGCGCAAGCTGGGCGAGGCCCAGCTGCGCGAATGGTACCGCACGGGCGTGCTGCCCGAGAAAACGGACGACAAAGCCGTGGACAAGGCGGTGACCGATGCCATCAACTCCTTCCAGAACCAGGTGAAGAAGGACGCCGAGCTGTATGCCGGCCAGCTGCTGGTGGGCGCCGAAAGCATTCACGACCAGTACCTGCACCTGCTCAACCTGCCGGCCGCGCTGCTTGGCGTGATTGAAGAGGAGCAAAGCCGCGAGGAGCGCCGCCGCCTGGGCCCGCGCGAAGACGCCCTGGACGCCAACCGCCTGCACCAGAACAAGGCCATTGCCAAGCTGATGGCCAACGAGCAGCTGCAGGCTACTACCATTCGGCGCAAGCTGCAGTGGGAAGGCGCCGAGGAAACGGAGGCCCTGCGCGCCGCCTGGGAGGAGATGAAAGCCGACGAAACGGTGCGGACCTACCTGGCCGGCAAGGACGTAGCCCAGCCCGAGATGGACTACGACACGGATATGGAAATCCTGCGACATCTCTACAAGGACTTCGTGTTCAAGAGCGAAGCTTTGCCACGCCAGCTTGAAGCGGCCGACCTGAACTGGGAAGAAAACCGCCCCATCGTGCGCAACCTGGTGCTGAAAACGCTCAAAATGCTGCCTTACGGCGCCGACGAGAAGCAGGAGCTGATGAACCTCTCGGCCAACTGGGCCGACGACCGCGAGTTTGCCGAAACGCTCTATAAGCAGACGCTCATCGAGGACGACAAGATGGAGAAGCTCATCGCCGGCTCGGTGCAGAACTGGGACGTGGAGCGCGTGGCCCTGCTCGACAAAATCATCCTGAAAATGGCCCTCACCGAGATGCAGCTCTTCCGCGGCATCCCGGTGAAGGTCACCATCAACGAGTACATCGAAATCAGCAAGCTTTACAGCACGCCTAAGAGCAAGCAGTTCGTGAACGGCATTCTGGACAAGCTGGCCACGGATTTGGCCGCCAGCGGCGACATTCGCAAGTCGGGCCGCGGCCTGCTCGACAACCAGTAG
- a CDS encoding Glu/Leu/Phe/Val dehydrogenase dimerization domain-containing protein: MLDLLTKFENKRPEIVFEWQDAETEAEGWVVINSLRGGAAGGGTRMRKGLDKREVESLAKTMEVKFTVSGPAIGGAKSGINFDPQDPRKRGVLERWYRAVIPLLKNYYGTGGDLNVDEIHEVIPITEEYGLWHPQEGVVNGHYRATEPQKIQKLGQLRQGVVKVVEDATFSPDLARKYTVADLITGYGVAEAVRHYYRLWPGTELRGQRAIIQGWGNVGAAAAYYLAGQGVRIVGIIDRAGGLLSTEGLGLEEIRALLLARKGNALTAENLLSFAEINERVWSVGADIFIPAASSRLVTQAQVEQLLAGGLKVISCGANVPFADPEIFFGPTGVFADERAAVIPDFIANCGMARVFAYLMETGAEITDQAIFADTSRIIGAALERTHAENAQATGIAQRSFEMALRQLV; this comes from the coding sequence ATGCTTGACCTCCTCACAAAATTTGAAAATAAACGCCCCGAAATCGTATTCGAGTGGCAAGACGCCGAAACCGAAGCCGAAGGCTGGGTAGTCATCAACTCCCTGCGCGGGGGCGCGGCCGGCGGCGGCACCCGCATGCGCAAGGGCCTCGACAAGCGGGAGGTGGAAAGCCTGGCAAAAACGATGGAGGTCAAGTTCACGGTGTCGGGGCCGGCAATCGGCGGGGCGAAATCGGGCATCAACTTCGACCCGCAGGACCCGCGCAAGCGCGGGGTGTTGGAAAGATGGTACCGCGCCGTCATTCCGCTATTGAAAAACTACTACGGCACCGGTGGTGACCTTAACGTGGATGAGATACATGAGGTTATACCGATAACTGAAGAATACGGCCTGTGGCACCCGCAGGAGGGCGTGGTGAACGGCCACTACCGCGCCACCGAGCCCCAGAAAATTCAGAAGCTGGGCCAGCTCCGCCAAGGCGTGGTGAAGGTGGTGGAAGACGCCACGTTTTCGCCCGACCTGGCCCGCAAATACACCGTGGCCGACCTCATCACCGGCTACGGCGTGGCCGAGGCCGTGCGCCACTACTACCGCCTCTGGCCCGGCACCGAGTTGCGCGGGCAGCGCGCCATCATTCAGGGCTGGGGCAACGTGGGCGCGGCGGCGGCCTACTACCTGGCCGGCCAGGGCGTGCGCATCGTGGGCATCATCGACCGGGCCGGCGGCCTGCTGAGCACCGAGGGGCTGGGCCTGGAAGAAATCCGCGCCTTGCTGCTGGCCCGCAAAGGCAATGCCCTGACGGCTGAGAACCTACTCTCGTTTGCCGAAATCAACGAGCGGGTGTGGTCGGTGGGGGCCGATATTTTCATTCCCGCCGCGTCGTCGCGCCTCGTCACGCAGGCGCAGGTGGAGCAGTTGCTGGCCGGGGGCCTCAAGGTGATAAGCTGCGGCGCCAACGTGCCCTTCGCCGACCCGGAAATTTTCTTCGGGCCCACCGGCGTGTTTGCCGACGAGCGCGCGGCCGTCATCCCCGATTTCATTGCCAACTGCGGCATGGCCCGCGTGTTTGCCTACCTCATGGAAACCGGCGCCGAAATCACCGACCAAGCCATTTTTGCCGATACCTCGCGCATCATCGGGGCCGCGCTGGAGCGCACCCACGCCGAGAACGCACAAGCCACCGGCATCGCGCAGCGCTCGTTCGAGATGGCCCTGCGGCAGCTCGTGTAA
- the coaE gene encoding dephospho-CoA kinase (Dephospho-CoA kinase (CoaE) performs the final step in coenzyme A biosynthesis.), which translates to MLRIGITGGIGSGKSIASRLFQALGVPTYDADSRARWLMENGTELRQQLTAAFGPDTYDATGRLNRPLLAGTVFSNPTLLAQLNALVHPQVGLDFEAWAQAQEAAGHPYVLKEAALLFEAGSYKQLDRIITVYAPLAVREARVLRRDPHRSLADVQAIMAKQLSEEEKMHRADYVLTNDDVQPLLPQVLALHAAFSTPQGT; encoded by the coding sequence ATGCTGCGCATTGGCATCACCGGCGGCATTGGCTCGGGCAAGAGCATTGCCAGCCGCTTATTTCAGGCCCTAGGCGTGCCCACCTACGACGCCGACTCGCGCGCCCGCTGGCTGATGGAGAATGGTACCGAGCTGCGCCAGCAACTCACTGCCGCCTTCGGCCCCGACACCTACGACGCCACCGGCCGGCTCAACCGGCCGCTGCTGGCCGGCACCGTGTTCAGCAACCCTACGCTGCTGGCGCAGCTCAACGCGTTGGTGCACCCGCAGGTAGGCCTCGATTTTGAGGCCTGGGCCCAGGCCCAGGAGGCCGCCGGCCACCCCTACGTGCTCAAGGAAGCCGCCCTACTTTTCGAGGCCGGTTCTTACAAACAACTCGACCGCATCATCACGGTGTATGCGCCGCTGGCCGTGCGCGAGGCGCGGGTGCTGCGCCGCGACCCGCACCGCTCCCTGGCCGACGTGCAGGCCATCATGGCCAAGCAGCTCAGCGAGGAGGAAAAGATGCACCGCGCCGACTACGTGCTGACCAACGACGACGTGCAGCCCCTGCTGCCGCAGGTGCTGGCCCTGCACGCCGCCTTCAGCACGCCGCAGGGCACATAA
- a CDS encoding TIGR00730 family Rossman fold protein, translated as MRQSTHGETAMALEDEQRLRKAFVDKDWNEIKIADSWQIFKVMAEFVEGFEKMSKIGPCVSIFGSARTKPDNPYYKQAEEIAAKLVRHGYGVITGGGPGIMEAGNKGARSEGGKSVGLNIELPFEQTHNIYIDQDKCIDFDYFFVRKVMFVKYAQAFVGMPGGFGTLDELFEAMTLIQTKKISRFPIVLVGSAYWNGLFQWVKDVMLHEEHNISAEDLNLVQIVDDASEAVKIIDDFYHKYLLSPNF; from the coding sequence ATGCGCCAGAGCACGCACGGCGAAACCGCCATGGCCTTGGAAGACGAGCAGCGCCTGCGCAAAGCCTTCGTGGACAAGGACTGGAACGAAATCAAAATCGCCGACAGCTGGCAGATTTTCAAGGTGATGGCCGAGTTCGTGGAGGGCTTCGAGAAGATGTCCAAAATCGGCCCCTGCGTGAGCATCTTCGGCTCGGCCCGCACCAAGCCCGACAACCCGTACTACAAGCAGGCCGAGGAAATTGCGGCCAAGCTGGTGCGCCACGGCTACGGCGTCATCACGGGCGGCGGCCCCGGCATCATGGAAGCCGGCAACAAGGGCGCCCGCTCCGAGGGCGGCAAGTCGGTGGGCCTTAACATTGAGCTGCCCTTCGAGCAAACCCACAACATCTACATCGACCAGGACAAGTGCATCGATTTCGACTACTTCTTTGTGCGCAAGGTGATGTTTGTGAAGTACGCGCAGGCCTTCGTGGGCATGCCCGGCGGCTTCGGCACGCTGGATGAGCTGTTTGAGGCCATGACGCTGATTCAGACCAAGAAAATCAGCCGCTTCCCCATCGTGCTGGTGGGTTCGGCTTACTGGAACGGCCTGTTCCAGTGGGTGAAGGACGTGATGCTGCACGAAGAGCACAACATCTCGGCCGAAGACCTGAACCTGGTGCAGATTGTGGACGACGCCAGCGAAGCCGTGAAAATCATCGACGACTTCTACCACAAGTACCTGCTGTCGCCGAACTTCTAA
- a CDS encoding ABC transporter ATP-binding protein: MRALSAVNPFIYRYKWHFLAGVLFVALSTLLAIFPAQLVRYAFDLVNEGIDLYHLYAGTQAQSGVYQLFGRNVLFYGVLIIALALGRGIFLFFMRQTLIVMSRHIENDQKNQIYQHYQSLPLSFYRRHSTGDLMSRISEDVSRVRMYLGPAIMYFLQLVLLFLLIVPLMLMVNVKLTLYTLLPLPILSVSIFYVNNLIERKSDEIQKALSGMTTFVQEAFSGIRVLKSFVRQADSHEQFVNASNEYKEKSLSLNFVNSLFFPLILFLIGLSTLITVWVGGQEVIRGTITTGTIAEFLIYVNLLTWPVTALGWTSSLVQRAEASQARINEFLDQKTDIVSRQNVERELAGDIVFENVSFTYPDTGIQALKNVSFRVKPGQTLAVIGNTGSGKSTVAALLCRLYDVSAGDIKIDGVDVRDYSLRALRGQIGYVPQDVFLFSDTIRNNINFGLDEPDEARMLQAARDADVYENILAFPEGFDTKVGERGITLSGGQKQRVSMARALVKEPKILILDDSLSAVDTKTENAILGSLQRIMAARTSLIISHRVSSVKLADEILVLDDGLIVQHGTHDALMAETDGLYRALYERQLQTEEA, from the coding sequence GTGCGCGCCCTTTCCGCAGTCAACCCCTTCATTTACCGCTACAAATGGCATTTCCTCGCCGGGGTGTTATTCGTGGCGCTGAGCACGCTGCTGGCCATTTTCCCGGCCCAGCTGGTGCGCTACGCATTCGATTTGGTGAACGAGGGCATCGACCTCTACCACCTCTACGCCGGCACCCAGGCCCAGAGCGGCGTGTACCAGCTATTTGGACGCAACGTGCTATTCTACGGCGTGCTCATTATTGCGCTGGCGCTGGGGCGCGGCATCTTCCTGTTCTTCATGCGCCAGACGCTCATCGTCATGTCGCGGCACATCGAAAACGACCAGAAGAACCAGATTTACCAGCACTACCAGTCGCTGCCGCTCAGCTTCTACCGCCGCCACAGTACCGGCGACCTGATGTCGCGCATCTCCGAAGACGTGAGCCGCGTGCGCATGTACCTCGGGCCGGCCATCATGTACTTTCTGCAGTTGGTGCTGCTGTTCCTGCTCATCGTGCCGCTCATGCTCATGGTGAACGTGAAGCTGACGCTCTATACACTGCTGCCGCTGCCCATTCTGTCGGTCAGCATTTTCTACGTCAACAACCTGATTGAGCGCAAGTCCGACGAGATTCAGAAAGCCCTGTCGGGCATGACCACTTTCGTGCAGGAAGCTTTCTCGGGCATTCGGGTGCTCAAGTCCTTCGTGCGCCAGGCCGACTCGCACGAACAATTTGTAAACGCCAGCAACGAGTATAAGGAGAAGTCGCTGAGCCTGAACTTCGTGAACTCGCTGTTTTTCCCGCTCATCCTGTTTCTCATCGGCCTAAGCACGCTCATCACCGTGTGGGTAGGCGGGCAGGAAGTCATCCGCGGCACCATCACCACGGGCACCATTGCCGAGTTTCTGATTTACGTGAACCTGTTGACCTGGCCGGTCACGGCGCTGGGCTGGACGTCGTCGCTGGTGCAGCGGGCGGAGGCCTCACAGGCCCGCATCAACGAGTTTCTGGACCAGAAAACCGACATCGTTTCGCGCCAGAACGTGGAGCGCGAGCTGGCCGGCGACATTGTGTTCGAGAACGTGTCGTTCACCTATCCCGACACCGGCATTCAGGCCCTGAAAAACGTGAGCTTCCGCGTGAAGCCGGGCCAGACGCTGGCCGTCATCGGCAACACGGGCTCGGGCAAAAGCACAGTGGCTGCGCTGCTGTGCCGCTTATACGACGTCTCGGCTGGCGACATAAAAATAGATGGCGTGGACGTGCGCGATTATTCGCTGCGCGCCCTGCGCGGCCAGATTGGCTACGTGCCGCAGGACGTGTTTCTGTTCTCCGACACCATCCGCAACAACATCAACTTTGGTCTTGATGAGCCCGACGAAGCGCGCATGCTGCAAGCAGCCCGCGACGCCGACGTGTATGAAAACATCCTGGCCTTCCCTGAAGGTTTCGACACCAAAGTGGGCGAGCGGGGCATTACCCTCTCGGGCGGCCAGAAGCAGCGCGTGAGCATGGCCCGCGCCCTCGTGAAAGAGCCCAAAATTCTGATTCTGGACGACTCGCTGTCGGCCGTGGATACCAAGACTGAAAATGCCATTCTGGGCAGCCTGCAGCGCATCATGGCGGCGCGCACCAGCCTCATCATCTCGCACCGCGTGAGCTCGGTGAAGCTGGCCGACGAAATTCTGGTGCTCGATGATGGCCTCATCGTGCAGCACGGCACCCACGACGCCCTGATGGCCGAAACCGACGGCCTCTACCGCGCCCTCTACGAGCGCCAGCTGCAGACCGAGGAAGCCTGA
- a CDS encoding isocitrate/isopropylmalate family dehydrogenase: MHIVTLIPGDGIGPEITKAVTDIFAAAQVPVQWEEQNAGQTTFDQSGELIPNALLKSLEKNKVALKGPITTPVGKGFRSINVTLRQKYDLYQNVRPSKTTPGIKTRYEGIDLVLFRENTEGLYSGLEMWDERLGIADAVARVTVEGSRKICRAAFAYAAKHGRKKVTLAHKANIIKMAGTLMLNACKEASLEFPGIVFEDKIIDNMCMQLVGKPEQFDVIVTTNLFGDLLSDLCAGLVGGLGVVAGANIGDNMAIFEAVHGSAPDIAGQGKANPTALLRSALMMLHHIGEHAKADQIEKALEATLQHPEQCTGDLGGRASTSEFAQHIIEKL; the protein is encoded by the coding sequence ATGCATATTGTAACCCTTATTCCCGGCGACGGCATAGGCCCCGAAATCACGAAAGCCGTAACCGATATTTTTGCCGCGGCGCAGGTGCCGGTGCAGTGGGAAGAGCAGAACGCCGGCCAGACCACGTTTGACCAGTCGGGCGAACTGATTCCGAACGCGCTGCTTAAATCACTGGAAAAGAATAAGGTGGCCCTCAAAGGCCCGATTACCACGCCGGTGGGCAAGGGCTTCCGTAGCATCAACGTGACGCTGCGCCAGAAGTACGACCTCTACCAGAACGTGCGCCCCAGCAAAACCACGCCGGGCATCAAAACCCGCTACGAAGGCATCGACCTGGTGCTGTTCCGCGAAAACACCGAAGGCTTGTACTCGGGCCTCGAGATGTGGGACGAGCGCCTCGGCATTGCCGACGCCGTGGCCCGCGTCACGGTAGAAGGTTCGCGCAAAATCTGCCGCGCCGCCTTTGCTTACGCCGCCAAGCACGGCCGCAAAAAGGTGACGCTGGCCCACAAGGCCAACATCATCAAGATGGCCGGCACGCTGATGCTCAATGCCTGCAAGGAAGCCAGCCTGGAGTTTCCGGGCATTGTGTTCGAGGATAAAATCATCGACAACATGTGCATGCAGCTCGTGGGCAAGCCCGAGCAGTTCGACGTAATTGTGACCACCAACTTGTTCGGCGACCTGCTGTCAGACCTCTGCGCCGGCCTCGTGGGCGGCCTGGGCGTGGTGGCCGGCGCCAACATCGGCGACAACATGGCCATTTTTGAGGCCGTGCACGGCTCGGCTCCCGACATCGCCGGCCAGGGCAAAGCCAACCCCACCGCCCTGCTCCGCTCGGCCCTGATGATGCTGCACCATATTGGCGAGCATGCCAAGGCCGACCAGATTGAAAAGGCCCTCGAAGCCACGCTGCAGCACCCGGAACAATGCACCGGCGACTTGGGCGGCCGCGCCAGCACCAGCGAGTTTGCCCAGCACATCATCGAGAAGCTGTAA
- a CDS encoding DUF1573 domain-containing protein, translating into MKYPIFLAAALLLGACNRDKNEVGTEGMNAAATEASDAAANPTVDNPNVVSENEAPNPNAPVMKFTEAEFDFGDIKPDTKVHHTFTFTNTGKSPLLIEDATASCGCTTPSWTKEPVAPGAQGTMEVQFDSRGKQGIISKQVAVRANTQPSITTILIKGNVLTADANKPL; encoded by the coding sequence ATGAAATACCCGATTTTTCTGGCTGCAGCCCTGCTACTCGGTGCCTGCAACCGCGACAAAAACGAGGTGGGCACTGAAGGCATGAACGCCGCCGCCACCGAAGCCTCCGACGCCGCCGCCAACCCCACCGTGGACAACCCCAACGTGGTGAGCGAAAACGAAGCGCCCAACCCCAACGCCCCGGTGATGAAATTCACCGAGGCCGAATTCGACTTCGGCGACATCAAGCCCGATACCAAGGTGCACCACACCTTCACGTTCACCAACACCGGCAAGTCGCCTTTGCTGATTGAGGACGCCACCGCCTCCTGCGGCTGCACCACGCCCAGCTGGACCAAAGAACCCGTGGCGCCCGGCGCCCAAGGCACCATGGAAGTGCAGTTCGACAGCCGCGGCAAGCAGGGCATCATCAGCAAGCAGGTAGCAGTGCGGGCCAACACCCAGCCCAGCATCACCACCATCCTCATCAAAGGCAACGTGCTGACGGCCGATGCCAACAAGCCCCTTTAA